A stretch of Pempheris klunzingeri isolate RE-2024b chromosome 19, fPemKlu1.hap1, whole genome shotgun sequence DNA encodes these proteins:
- the pmchl gene encoding pro-melanin-concentrating hormone, like: MRQSTMNVVFAAALLFQCSALSVALPMGNAEDSSLEQDTFTSILSNEAAENSLGDADLATAGKTRGPRVIVVADPSLWRDLRVLQNGLSLYKRRADDNNQVIEHRGIGQDVSIPILRRDTMRCMVGRVYRPCWEV, encoded by the coding sequence ATGAGACAGTCAACCATGAATGTCGTCTTCGCTGCAGCACTCTTATTTCAATGCTCTGCACTGTCAGTGGCATTACCCATGGGCAACGCTGAAGACAGCTCCTTGGAGCAGGATACTTTCACCTCGATACTGAGCAACgaggcagcagaaaacagcCTTGGTGACGCAGATCTGGCCACTGCGGGCAAAACCAGAGGGCCGAGAGTCATAGTCGTTGCCGATCCAAGCCTGTGGAGGGACCTGCGGGTGCTGCAGAACGGACTGTCCCTTTACAAGCGGAGAGCTGACGACAACAACCAGGTCATCGAGCACAGAGGTATTGGCCAGGATGTGAGCATCCCCATCCTGAGGAGGGACACAATGAGGTGCATGGTGGGACGGGTGTACCGGCCATGCTGGGAAGTCTAG
- the spag8 gene encoding sperm-associated antigen 8 yields the protein MVFKEHQDGSYGEDSRAVAALDNEQTRTQIQRHGHRGLLTMDHESKMETVTTLRGAYILPKSPGVRLRGIRGELLEKHFAQTISEEIRAERNQPSPKTDFSSTTQRDFCVEGFVPLTPETAQVHDYKTDQAVTFWSENCQRIQGVTAVQTLKAPFRKSAMFSTPIGEQLDEMELPPDN from the exons ATGGTATTCAAAGAGCACCAG GACGGGAGCTATGGAGAGGATTCG AGGGCTGTTGCAGCTCTTGACAATGAGCAGACAAGGACACAAATCCAGAGACACGGACACAGAGGACTTCTCACGATGGACCACGAGTCTAAAATGGAGACTGTCACCACGCTCAGAGGAGCCTACATCCTTCCGAAGAGTCCAGGGGTGAGGCTGCGGG GCATCAGAGGAGAGCttttggaaaaacattttgccCAGACGATAAG TGAGGAGATTCGTGCTGAACGGAACCAACCGTCTCCCAAAACTGACTTCTCCTCCACAACCCAGAGGGATTTCTGTGTCGAGGGATTTGTACCTCTAACCCCTGAAACAGCACAG GTTCATGATTATAAAACTGATCAGGCCGTCACATTTTGGAGTGAAAACTGCCAGCGGATACAG GGTGTGACCGCCGTACAGACCCTGAAAGCACCTTTCAGGAAGTCAGCCATGTTTAGCACACCCATCGGTGAGCAGCTGGATGAAATGGAGCTCCCACCTGATAACTGA